The DNA region GAAGATCGGCCGACTGGGTCGACCCCAACTGGACACATGGATTTTGTGGGTTGACACGGCCACGCCCAACTCGAGCGGCCTTGGCCCCCGATGCATGCGCGGCCGGGCGTGCTAGAATCATCGACCAATCGGCGACGCCACTTGCCAAATCTCGCTAGCATCTCGGACCCCTTTGGCCCTCGACCGGCCCACCGATGATTAGATTCGGCACGGTAGCAATTGTCGGGGTCGGTCTCCTTGGGGGCTCGATCGGCGCAGCGGTCCGGCAGCGGTCGTTGGCCGCGTCGGTCGTGGGGGTGTGCCGCAGCGAGGCGAGCCGGCAGCGGGCCGAGGCCTGCGGGCTGGTCGATCGTTGCACGACCAACCTGCCCGAGGCGCTGGCAGCGGCCGACCTGATCGTCATCTGCACCCCAGTCGGCAGCATCCTCGACGGCTACCGCCAAGCGGTGCAGCACGGCCGCCCAGACGCCGTGGCGACCGACGCCGGCAGCAGCAAGACGCGGATCGTCCGCGGCGCCGACTTGATTCAGGAAGCCTCGCTCGCGGCACCTAGGTTTGTCGGCAGCCACCCGCTGGCGGGCGACCACCGCAGCGGCCCCGAGGCGGCGCGGGCCGACCTGCTCGAGGGCCGCACCGTGGTGGTGACCCCCACCGAAGCGACCGACCCCGCGGCCCTGACGGCCGTTGTGGGTCTGTGGGAGGCGTTGGGCGCCAAGGTCGAGCGGCTCTCGCCCGAGGACCACGACGCGACGCTCGCCCAATCGAGCCACCTGCCCCACCTGCTGGCCAGCGTGCTGGCCGCCACGACGCCCGAGCAGTGCCTCGCCTGGACCGCCGGCGGCTGGCGGGACAGCACCCGGATCGCCGCGGGCGACCCAGAACTGTGGGCAGACATCCTGCTCAGCAACCCCCAGCCGGTGATCGACGCCGCCAACCGATTCGAAGAGAGCCTCTCGTTGGCCGTCGATGCGATCGACGCCGGCGACCGAGAGACGCTCGTCCGGATCCTTCAACAAGGGAGCGCCCGCCGCAATGCTGTGG from Pirellulimonas nuda includes:
- a CDS encoding prephenate dehydrogenase gives rise to the protein MIRFGTVAIVGVGLLGGSIGAAVRQRSLAASVVGVCRSEASRQRAEACGLVDRCTTNLPEALAAADLIVICTPVGSILDGYRQAVQHGRPDAVATDAGSSKTRIVRGADLIQEASLAAPRFVGSHPLAGDHRSGPEAARADLLEGRTVVVTPTEATDPAALTAVVGLWEALGAKVERLSPEDHDATLAQSSHLPHLLASVLAATTPEQCLAWTAGGWRDSTRIAAGDPELWADILLSNPQPVIDAANRFEESLSLAVDAIDAGDRETLVRILQQGSARRNAVGN